Part of the Shewanella eurypsychrophilus genome is shown below.
GCAGCTGAGTATAAGTTTTATTACTGCCAGTTAATTGCTGTGGTGTTTTACTCGTTTCACTAACGCTGACAGAGCCTCTAACTGGAGTTGACCATGCAGGAGCGCCAGGGATTAGGGTGTCACTAAATGCTTGCCCGCAATAAAGCAAGCCTAGGAGTGTGAGAGTGGTTTTTACGAACATATACATTTTCCATACTTCTATCCTTATTGATAGGTGATGAACATTAACGCGACACTTGTAAAATAAATGTGAAGCTTATTTGGCTGTTGATTAAATCAGCGTGGAAGCGGTGACTTGAAAAGAATCTGATAAAAATCATAATCAGAATTTACTGGTGTGCAAAGACGAGTAACGGTTCGCTAGTCTCTGAGGTCGAGTCATGTGCTTCTAGCTACGGGCGTCTAGTCACTGGCTACGGCAGCCCGATATGGGATGCCAGTTTGAGTCGGATTGTTTATCGGCTAACTAACTGTCATTATTTGTGAATTGAATGTTTAGCTGATAGTCAAAGCAAACTTGCAAGAGGTCTGATGTTAGATAATATAAACCGCTTTTTCCCTATTTTGGCACTGCTTGGTGCGCTTACGGCTTACTTTATGCCGCAGTGGGTTAGCCACGGCTTTATCGATTCAATTTTTTAGCCCTGCATCAGCACTGCCTGCGGCAATATTCTCAATCTGGCATAATTTGTCTGGCGCCTTGCTGGCGGGTTATTGGTCTAAAGAGCAGCAGAAATTGGCTAAGCAAGATGTTGTAGCAAACAAATAAATGATTGAGTTATAAGTACTGAGAGAGTTTAGTTTAAGGAGCGAATCAATGGCACATGACCATAAACATAACCATGACGCAGCGGGGCACAGCCATGGCGGTGGTAATCAAAAGGCTGTCGGCATCGCAGCGATACTAACCGGTAGCTTTATGATTGCCGAAGTGGTGGGCGGTCTCATATCGGGGTCGCTCGCACTGATCGCCGATGCAGGTCATATGCTGACAGATTTTGTCGCCTTGAGCTTGGCCTGGTTTGCCTTTCATCTCGCTAAGCGCCCCGCGTCATGGCAAGCCACTTACGGTTTCGATCGTTTTTCTGTTCTGGCCGCTCTGGTCAATGGTTTGTCTCTGTTTCTGATCGCCGCCTGGATCTGTTTTGAAGCCATTAAGCGGCTTAACGAGCCTGTGGAAGTGCTGGGTGGCACCATGTTGTTGGTGGCCATAGGTGGCTTGATTGTGAATATTCTCGCCTTTTGGATCTTGACCCGAGGTGAGAAAGATAACCTCAATATTAAGGCGGCATTGTTACATGTCGCTGGAGATCTACTTGGATCGGTGGGCGCAATTATTGCCTCTATCGTCATTATCTACACGGGTTGGACACCTATCGATCCTATTTTGTCTGTGTTTGTTGCGATCATCATTTTACGTTCTGCGTGGCATGTCGTGAAAGAAAGTGGCCATATCTTGCTGGAGGGGGCGCCACGAGGATTCGATCGACGTCAGCTCATAGAAGCCTTGGAAACTGAAATCGCCGAAGTGATAAAGGTCAATCACGTCCACGCTTGGTCTATCACTCAGGAAAGGCCTATGGCCACCCTTGAAATTGATGTCCCTGAAGGTGCTGATATCACTCAGGTTAAAATAGCAGTTAAAACCTTGCTGAAAGAGCGCTTTGCAATAGAGCATTCAACGGTTGAGATAAACATGTACGGTCACCATAGTGATAAGCAAGGATCCGATAGACCACAAAATAGGCCCCTATAACACCTCATCTTCTATAGTTAGATGATACTCAAACGATAGGGCTGAAAGTCATGAGTTTAGCGGACATAGTACAAGCAGGTTGGGAAGCGGTTGGTGCTGGCGATTTTGACACCTTAGTGGCTGATTATACCGAAGATATGGTGTTCATCATGCCGGGGCAAGCGGATTTGTTAACAGGCCGTCAGGCATTTCGCGAAGCATTAAATGGCCTTGGAGACCTGCTGCCACCAGGTTTTGAAATAACCAGCTTGCGTCAAATAGAAGGGGAGAATGAAGTGGTTTCCATTCTTGAGTGGAAATCAACTAAGATTGCCGCCTCACAGCTGATGGTTTTGTTCAAGTTCGATGGCAGTAAAATTGTTGAAGAGCGCTGGTTTGTCGACACAGAACAATGGAAAAGCGCATTCTGTTTTAGAGTGGAATGACGCGATAGGCTGAAGCTACGACTATAAACTATTGATTTAAACTACAGCCTTAAATGATGAGCCCCATCTTTGCTCATCTGCCTTGATGGGACCCTTGTTCAAAGTAGCCTCTTATTCCAATTATGTCATGCCGCTCTAGTCAATGGCTGATTTGGCCTTGTCTTGGACTGAGCCTTGGGCTGAGCCATCAAATTTTGCTCTCACCTTTCGAACTGATTCGGCTTTGAGTATCGATTGAGGGACTGGGCGGGGCAATAGCAGATTAACCATTAGCGCAGTTAAGCCTCCAGCAATAGCAGGCGTGCCTAGCATCTTTTGCAGCATTGGCGGCAGCTGGGCAATGGCTTCAGGGACAAACGCTGCGCCCAGTGCTACCCCAATAGAGACCGCAATAATCATACTTTCTCGGCGATCAAGCTTAACTTGGGTGATAATACCAATGCCCGCGGCAGCTACTGTGCCAAATAAGATCAATGTTGCTCCGCCTAAAATAGGTTTAGGCAGTGAGGTGAAAATAATAGAGATCACCGGGAACAGACCGAAAATTACCAGTAGCGCGGCGACAAACAGACCGACCTTGCGACTGGCCACTCCCGTCATCTGAATAACTCCATTGTTCTGGCTAAATGCAGTAAGTGGAAATGCGTTGAAAACTGAGGCGATAGCGGAGATCACGCCATCAGCAAGTACCCCGCCTGAGATCCTTTCGTTGTACTCCTTGCCCACTATGGGTCTATCGCAAAGCATGCAGGTCGCGGTTAATGCGCCTACAGCCTCAATGATCACCACAAGATAGACAAAGCCGATGAGAAAGAACGCCTGCCAATCTATTTGAAACAGCCCGAATTTAAACGGCACAGGTAGGTTATACAGAGGCACATTATTGAACGCGCTAAAATCGGTTTTGCCCATATAGAGTGCCACCAGATAGCCAATGGTCATGCCCAAAATTATGGCGCTCATTCTGATATATTGGCTGCGACTACGAAAAAAAAGCAGAATACTTGCCAGAACAATAAAGCCTAACATCAAGTTTTCCATCGAGCCAAATGAGCCATCAAGCTTGCTGGCATAGCCGCCAGCAAAATCTGTCATTCCTACCTCAACTAAGGATATGCCGATCAGCATCACGGTGATCCCTGAGACCGTCGGCGATATGACCTTACGTAGCATGGGCAGTAATCGGCTAGCAAATATGGTGACGAACGAGCCGGCAAATAATACCCCAAAGATGGTACTGAGCATCTGATCTTGGCTCATGCCGGCAGCTAAAAATGAGGTGCCGATTGAGATAATTGTCGCAGGATAAGCAAAGCTGGTGGCTTGCACTGTTAGCAAGCCAGAGCCTATAAATCCGCCGAGACGCTTAACCTGTACAAAGGTGCCTATACCGGACATAAACAGCGACATACTCACCAAATAAGTGACATTTTCAGGGCTTAAGTTGAGTGCGCTGCCAATTAAAATCGGCGGTGTGGCCACGCCAACAATCATGGCGAGCATATGTTGTATAGCAGCAAATAGTGATGCAAAGAAGGGCGGTTTGCTATCAAGACCGTGGGTTAATTCGATACTGGTAGATTGGGTATTTTCCATTATTGACCTTAAATATCTGGCTGACTCTAGGCAGAGTCACATATAAAAATTAAGGTAGGAAAAGCAAGTAATGAGATGCTAATTGAGCATTAGCACAATTATAAGTACTGGATTTTCCTCCTCTATGTGACAGTTGCGATAGTGGCCCAATCAATTCATCCACCCGCCGAAAACTGGTTGGTTTCCCTTTAGAAACCGTTAATACATGATTACATTGTGTGCAGTAATCGATTTTATTACATTGATAAAGATCAACAACTTCTTCACTTCGTTTCATAAAGTGTTAGGGCTTCGAATGAAGCTTGATGACATTTTGACCTTAATTCATCTGCTTATGGGTCGTTATTTCTTGTCATGCCTTCATTGCATAGCAATGTTGTTTGTTTTTGTTATGACATTTTGTTCACTCTAGAAATGCTCAGATGATGATGGTTTTTTTCTGGAGTTAATTTATGAAATTGATATTTTCCTTTTTATTCGCAATCATTTTATCTGGTTGCAACGATAGTAACAATTTAGGAGACATACCTGATCAGCCTTATACTGATTTATTTACTGCTTTACCTGATGCAGCGACTTATCCGGTTAGTAATCAATTTTCAAAAGGTAAACAAGAGCTCGGTGAACTACTATTCTTTGATCCTATCTTGTCGGGTGGAGGAGATATAGCCTGCGCCACATGTCATCATCCAGATTTAGGTTGGGCGGATGGGCGAAATTTTTCTATAGGGGTAGGCGGTATCGGATTGGGGCCAGATAGAGAAGATAATGGGATGGGGAATATTACTCCTATTCACTCTCCAACGATTATGAATGTAGCGTTTACCGGCTTGGGTGTGGATGACAAGGTCATCCCAGCTAACTTTGTGTCTGGAGGTTACTTCTGGGACTTAAGAGCGGAAACATTAGAAAAGCAAGCGCTAGGTCCTATCGTCAATCCTGTTGAAATGCGGGGCGACTTACCTGAACATGCAGGACTGGATGATGATCAATACTTAGACTTTATTATCGACAAATTGCAAAATTCGCCTTATCAAGCATATTTTGATGAGGAGTTTGGTTTAGTTGATCCAGAAACACTACTTGAAGTTGAATCGGTCACAAAAGAAAACATTGCCGCAGTGTTAGCTACATTTCAGCGTCGAATTGTAACGGCGAATACGAGGTTTGATAAATTTCTAAAGGGAGACGAAACAGCGTTAACTTCACGTGAAATCACTGGCTTAAATAAATTTATTAATGCGGGGTGTGCACGCTGCCATGGCGGCATGATGTTATCAGATAACTTATTACATGAAGATGATAAAATTATCCCTAATCTGCCAGCAGTGAGAACGCCATCACTAAGGAATATTGCAAAAACAGCACCTTATATGCAGAACGGCTCTTCACCTACCTTACTTCATGCTGTAGCTGTTTATGAAGACCGTGAAGATCTTCAGGTTGAGTTAGGCGAGGACGATATTGATGATATTGAAGCCTTTTTGCATAGCTTAACCACTGAAGAGTTTTATAAAGAGGTGCCAGGGGGATTACCTACAGGTAATCAAGTCGGCGGTAATATTTAATCTTACATAGAGATTTAATGAAAGAGATTAAATGAGAGATAAACAGTGACACCTATAA
Proteins encoded:
- a CDS encoding cytochrome-c peroxidase, producing MKLIFSFLFAIILSGCNDSNNLGDIPDQPYTDLFTALPDAATYPVSNQFSKGKQELGELLFFDPILSGGGDIACATCHHPDLGWADGRNFSIGVGGIGLGPDREDNGMGNITPIHSPTIMNVAFTGLGVDDKVIPANFVSGGYFWDLRAETLEKQALGPIVNPVEMRGDLPEHAGLDDDQYLDFIIDKLQNSPYQAYFDEEFGLVDPETLLEVESVTKENIAAVLATFQRRIVTANTRFDKFLKGDETALTSREITGLNKFINAGCARCHGGMMLSDNLLHEDDKIIPNLPAVRTPSLRNIAKTAPYMQNGSSPTLLHAVAVYEDREDLQVELGEDDIDDIEAFLHSLTTEEFYKEVPGGLPTGNQVGGNI
- a CDS encoding nucleobase:cation symporter-2 family protein → MENTQSTSIELTHGLDSKPPFFASLFAAIQHMLAMIVGVATPPILIGSALNLSPENVTYLVSMSLFMSGIGTFVQVKRLGGFIGSGLLTVQATSFAYPATIISIGTSFLAAGMSQDQMLSTIFGVLFAGSFVTIFASRLLPMLRKVISPTVSGITVMLIGISLVEVGMTDFAGGYASKLDGSFGSMENLMLGFIVLASILLFFRSRSQYIRMSAIILGMTIGYLVALYMGKTDFSAFNNVPLYNLPVPFKFGLFQIDWQAFFLIGFVYLVVIIEAVGALTATCMLCDRPIVGKEYNERISGGVLADGVISAIASVFNAFPLTAFSQNNGVIQMTGVASRKVGLFVAALLVIFGLFPVISIIFTSLPKPILGGATLILFGTVAAAGIGIITQVKLDRRESMIIAVSIGVALGAAFVPEAIAQLPPMLQKMLGTPAIAGGLTALMVNLLLPRPVPQSILKAESVRKVRAKFDGSAQGSVQDKAKSAID
- a CDS encoding nuclear transport factor 2 family protein; its protein translation is MSLADIVQAGWEAVGAGDFDTLVADYTEDMVFIMPGQADLLTGRQAFREALNGLGDLLPPGFEITSLRQIEGENEVVSILEWKSTKIAASQLMVLFKFDGSKIVEERWFVDTEQWKSAFCFRVE
- a CDS encoding cation diffusion facilitator family transporter, with the translated sequence MAHDHKHNHDAAGHSHGGGNQKAVGIAAILTGSFMIAEVVGGLISGSLALIADAGHMLTDFVALSLAWFAFHLAKRPASWQATYGFDRFSVLAALVNGLSLFLIAAWICFEAIKRLNEPVEVLGGTMLLVAIGGLIVNILAFWILTRGEKDNLNIKAALLHVAGDLLGSVGAIIASIVIIYTGWTPIDPILSVFVAIIILRSAWHVVKESGHILLEGAPRGFDRRQLIEALETEIAEVIKVNHVHAWSITQERPMATLEIDVPEGADITQVKIAVKTLLKERFAIEHSTVEINMYGHHSDKQGSDRPQNRPL